One part of the Sporosarcina ureae genome encodes these proteins:
- a CDS encoding DNA polymerase III subunit alpha, with product MNLMYPQIVTGADLLRGIVKLDELAPLLQKRGASSAAIVNSKLYGVRSFSKMLAKYGIRPVIGLSVTLEVEDHEVLVYIYAQNETGFSNLMKMSSAISTREEENLPLNWLQAYREGCIIICAMTDSSWANARDLHVLQLVAEKDSNASTFIGIGRPGGGAHTDEASIIQLSEESQLPIAACQETRFLHKEDFQAYEVATAIRKGYKLNDSQKPPNRYRQAYLPEREELVNWFGDHPEWLRTTEGIMDSCVVTIQKEDFLMPKFPVADGQAPISLLEQNCRNGLQARFQSLSEEYEQRLRYELSIIDQMGFTDYFLIVEDYVRYAKTEGILVGPGRGSSAGSLVAFALGITEVDPIKYGLLFERFLNPERVTMPDIDIDFADNRRTEVVNYVASTYGKQYAAQIITFGTLSTKAVARNVARVLDFTPEEVRFMSNELNSGRSFKETIIQSKKLRDWIQVEPRRELWRQAAERLEDLPRNASTHAAGVVLAANPLVHYVPLQIGSDEVFLTQWAMKDVEEVGLLKMDFLGLRNLTLLDRIRAMIQYNKKQIIDFECIPLDDQATYRVFKNGDTTGIFQFESPGMRRALKTIQPDNFKDVYSVNALYRPGPMEFIPLYSRRKNGQEPTVYDIPELEPILSETYGIIIYQEQIMKLAVEIAGFTMAEADLLRRAISKKNQQVLEEERQHFIAGASKKGFDQIKANNVYNLIVKFADYGFPKSHAVAYSMISYRLAFFKANEPTYFYAAFLSSLTGSKDKMMEVIREMKAKGIPILPPSVKTSRYSHTVEGHAIRLGLGAIKGVTFAFYQQLAAAREKGSWSSMFDMAISLGADHFSEKAIIPLIKAGALDDFNQKRSVLLASIDAAHSHALFIGDDALSDQFQFNSQPKYTPGGTMDQMTKLGFEHDTLGFYLSEHPVEQLKRTASSHIPSIASLFSLNRGTKATCIGIILSIKRIRTKKGEAMAFLTIQDETEEISCTVFPKQYAQISVQLKEEAFVQVSGSIDFRNQSVQLIVEQLASLSLSGD from the coding sequence ATGAACCTGATGTATCCGCAAATCGTAACGGGCGCAGACTTACTGCGTGGAATTGTAAAGTTAGATGAACTGGCTCCTCTTTTGCAAAAAAGAGGGGCTTCTTCTGCTGCTATCGTCAATAGTAAGCTATATGGTGTCCGATCGTTCAGCAAAATGCTAGCTAAATACGGCATCCGTCCTGTAATTGGTTTGTCCGTCACATTGGAAGTCGAAGATCATGAAGTACTTGTTTATATTTATGCACAAAACGAAACAGGCTTCTCTAATCTAATGAAAATGAGCAGCGCCATTTCTACGCGAGAAGAAGAAAACCTCCCACTCAACTGGCTTCAAGCTTACAGGGAAGGGTGCATCATCATATGCGCGATGACAGATTCCTCATGGGCGAACGCGCGTGATCTACATGTCTTGCAGCTAGTGGCAGAAAAAGATTCTAACGCTTCAACATTCATTGGAATCGGTAGGCCTGGTGGAGGAGCGCATACTGACGAAGCAAGCATTATTCAATTAAGTGAAGAAAGTCAATTGCCGATCGCTGCTTGTCAAGAAACGCGCTTTCTTCATAAGGAAGATTTTCAAGCTTACGAAGTCGCGACAGCCATACGCAAAGGCTATAAATTGAATGATTCACAAAAGCCCCCTAATCGTTATCGACAAGCTTATTTACCAGAACGTGAAGAACTTGTTAATTGGTTTGGTGATCATCCAGAATGGTTACGGACAACAGAAGGCATTATGGATTCGTGCGTAGTGACTATCCAAAAAGAAGATTTCCTCATGCCAAAGTTTCCAGTCGCAGACGGTCAAGCGCCTATTTCACTTCTCGAGCAAAATTGCCGAAACGGACTTCAAGCACGTTTCCAGTCACTGTCAGAAGAATATGAACAACGTCTTCGCTACGAACTATCCATCATCGATCAGATGGGCTTCACCGATTACTTCCTAATAGTAGAAGACTATGTGCGTTACGCAAAAACGGAAGGCATCCTAGTCGGCCCTGGTCGTGGGTCTTCTGCAGGTTCTTTAGTGGCGTTCGCTCTCGGGATTACAGAAGTTGACCCAATCAAATATGGATTGCTTTTTGAACGTTTTTTAAATCCCGAACGTGTAACGATGCCCGATATTGATATCGATTTTGCGGATAATCGCAGAACAGAAGTGGTGAATTATGTGGCAAGTACATACGGTAAACAATATGCCGCACAGATTATCACTTTCGGTACGTTGTCAACGAAAGCGGTCGCACGAAACGTGGCCAGAGTGCTAGACTTCACGCCTGAAGAAGTTCGATTCATGTCCAATGAATTAAATAGTGGCCGGTCATTCAAAGAAACGATTATCCAGTCAAAGAAACTACGTGACTGGATTCAAGTGGAGCCACGTAGAGAGCTGTGGCGGCAAGCTGCGGAACGCTTGGAAGATTTACCGAGAAATGCATCGACGCATGCAGCTGGTGTCGTCCTTGCAGCGAATCCCCTCGTACATTACGTTCCGTTGCAGATAGGTTCAGATGAAGTATTCCTGACACAGTGGGCAATGAAAGACGTGGAAGAAGTCGGTTTATTGAAAATGGACTTTCTAGGTTTGCGTAATTTAACGCTACTCGACAGAATCCGTGCAATGATTCAATACAATAAAAAGCAGATTATTGATTTCGAATGCATTCCACTCGATGATCAGGCAACGTACAGAGTATTTAAAAATGGTGACACAACAGGAATCTTCCAATTTGAATCGCCCGGCATGCGGCGTGCGTTAAAGACTATACAACCGGATAATTTCAAAGATGTATACTCAGTGAACGCGTTATATCGACCGGGTCCTATGGAGTTCATCCCGCTGTATAGTCGTCGGAAAAATGGACAAGAGCCAACTGTCTACGACATACCAGAGCTAGAACCTATTCTCTCGGAGACATACGGTATCATCATTTATCAAGAACAGATCATGAAACTTGCGGTGGAAATTGCCGGTTTTACGATGGCAGAAGCGGATCTTCTAAGACGGGCAATCAGTAAGAAAAATCAGCAAGTATTAGAAGAGGAACGGCAACACTTTATTGCGGGGGCAAGTAAAAAAGGGTTTGATCAAATCAAAGCGAATAATGTATACAACTTAATTGTTAAATTCGCGGATTATGGATTTCCGAAAAGCCATGCGGTAGCCTATTCAATGATTTCCTATCGATTGGCATTTTTTAAAGCAAATGAACCTACTTACTTTTATGCAGCATTCCTTTCCTCATTAACTGGTAGCAAAGACAAGATGATGGAAGTAATTCGTGAAATGAAAGCAAAAGGTATCCCGATACTACCGCCATCTGTCAAGACTAGCCGTTATTCACATACAGTGGAAGGACATGCGATTCGTCTCGGTTTAGGCGCAATTAAAGGAGTTACTTTCGCATTTTATCAGCAATTGGCGGCTGCTCGGGAAAAGGGGAGTTGGTCATCGATGTTTGACATGGCCATCTCACTAGGAGCCGATCATTTTTCTGAAAAAGCCATCATCCCGTTAATTAAAGCAGGTGCACTTGACGACTTTAATCAAAAACGCTCAGTTCTTCTTGCTTCAATAGATGCCGCTCATTCCCATGCACTCTTCATAGGAGATGATGCATTAAGTGATCAATTTCAATTTAATTCCCAACCCAAATATACACCAGGCGGCACAATGGATCAGATGACGAAGCTTGGTTTTGAACATGATACGTTAGGGTTTTATTTATCCGAACATCCCGTGGAACAATTAAAAAGAACTGCATCGAGTCACATCCCATCGATCGCGTCACTGTTTTCTCTGAACCGAGGAACGAAAGCAACGTGTATAGGAATCATCTTATCGATCAAACGTATTCGTACTAAAAAGGGGGAAGCCATGGCTTTTCTAACGATACAAGACGAGACGGAAGAAATATCGTGTACAGTATTTCCGAAACAATATGCACAGATCAGCGTCCAGTTAAAAGAAGAAGCGTTTGTTCAAGTGTCGGGTAGCATCGATTTTCGTAATCAATCTGTTCAACTCATTGTCGAGCAATTAGCGTCGCTGAGTCTTTCGGGAGACTGA
- a CDS encoding YtpI family protein — protein sequence MEMVNFIFVFGIIASGVFYFVFKTRQFRTSPMFPIRKKMYASMAGTALGALLIFFGINQLLIFDGALTYIVSAIFILFGGYVAIFNFNAQKHYKQFVAEERELNKADVN from the coding sequence ATGGAAATGGTTAATTTTATTTTTGTATTTGGTATAATCGCTTCCGGCGTATTCTATTTCGTTTTCAAAACGCGCCAATTCCGCACAAGCCCTATGTTTCCCATCCGTAAAAAGATGTATGCAAGCATGGCAGGCACAGCACTTGGTGCGCTATTGATTTTTTTCGGAATCAATCAATTACTTATCTTTGACGGTGCTTTAACATATATCGTGTCCGCTATCTTCATTTTATTCGGTGGCTATGTTGCGATATTTAACTTTAATGCTCAAAAACATTATAAGCAATTCGTAGCTGAAGAACGTGAACTAAACAAAGCTGATGTCAATTGA
- a CDS encoding acetyl-CoA carboxylase carboxyltransferase subunit alpha: MSKTLAFEEPIVKLREKINELEEYTAMNDVDLSSEIVNLKNRLSKLEKDIYEGMEPWDRVQVARHPERPTTKDYITRLFEDFLEFHGDRNFGDDEAIIGGIASFEETPITIIGHQRGKDTKENVKRNFGMPHPEGYRKALRLMKQAEKFNRPIICFIDTKGAYPGKAAEERGQSEAIARNLVEMAGLKVPVISIVIGEGGSGGALALGVANHIHMLENSTYSVISPEGAASILWKDPSLAKQAAEAMKITAPDLKDMNIIDEIIPEVLGGAHRDANKQAIEIRCTIRRSLKELCDLSSEELIDNRYNKFRSIGVFSE, translated from the coding sequence ATGAGTAAAACACTCGCATTTGAAGAACCTATCGTAAAATTGCGTGAAAAAATCAATGAATTAGAAGAGTATACAGCAATGAATGACGTAGATCTTTCTTCTGAAATTGTCAATCTGAAAAATCGCCTGTCGAAGTTAGAAAAAGATATCTATGAAGGCATGGAGCCGTGGGATCGTGTACAAGTAGCTCGGCATCCGGAAAGACCTACAACGAAAGATTATATTACTCGTTTGTTTGAAGACTTCCTTGAGTTTCATGGCGACCGCAACTTTGGAGATGACGAAGCCATAATAGGCGGAATTGCTTCATTCGAAGAAACGCCTATTACAATTATCGGACATCAGCGCGGTAAAGATACGAAAGAAAATGTTAAACGCAACTTCGGTATGCCACATCCTGAAGGGTACCGTAAAGCACTTCGTCTGATGAAACAAGCGGAAAAGTTCAATCGTCCTATTATCTGTTTCATTGATACGAAAGGTGCGTATCCTGGTAAGGCGGCAGAAGAACGTGGACAAAGTGAAGCGATTGCTCGCAATCTCGTTGAAATGGCAGGCTTGAAAGTTCCTGTGATTTCAATCGTTATTGGAGAAGGGGGCAGTGGGGGTGCGTTGGCTCTAGGAGTTGCAAATCATATCCATATGCTTGAAAACTCCACGTACTCTGTAATTTCGCCTGAAGGCGCAGCTTCTATCTTGTGGAAAGATCCATCACTTGCTAAACAGGCGGCGGAAGCGATGAAAATCACTGCACCCGATTTGAAAGATATGAATATCATTGATGAAATCATTCCTGAAGTACTTGGTGGTGCACATCGTGATGCGAACAAACAGGCTATTGAGATCCGTTGTACTATACGTAGATCATTGAAGGAATTATGCGATTTATCATCAGAAGAATTGATTGATAACCGATACAATAAATTCCGGAGCATTGGCGTGTTTTCGGAATAA
- the accD gene encoding acetyl-CoA carboxylase, carboxyltransferase subunit beta, which translates to MPSAQSKADVPEGIMTKCPECKHVILTKDLLKNGKVCPSCQHHYKMTAQERIDHLFDEGSFESMDNHLKTENPLNFPAYTEKVEKDALATGLNEAVLTGVGTIQENRVAVAVMDAHFRMGSMGSVVGEKITRAVEKATELGIPMLIFSASGGARMQEGVISLMQMAKVSVALERHANKGLLYISIMTYPTTGGVSASFASVGDINLAEPKALIGFAGRRVIEQTVREKLPEDFQTAEFLLSHGQLDAVVHRNEMPEVMNKILSLHARKEIEIV; encoded by the coding sequence ATGCCGTCTGCTCAAAGTAAAGCAGATGTACCAGAAGGAATCATGACAAAATGTCCCGAGTGTAAGCATGTAATTTTGACAAAGGACTTGTTGAAGAACGGTAAAGTTTGCCCTTCTTGTCAGCATCATTATAAAATGACGGCGCAAGAACGAATCGATCATTTATTTGACGAAGGCAGCTTTGAATCAATGGATAATCATTTAAAGACAGAGAATCCGCTAAATTTCCCTGCTTATACAGAAAAAGTTGAAAAAGACGCATTAGCAACTGGACTCAACGAAGCCGTGCTTACTGGTGTCGGAACCATTCAAGAGAACCGAGTAGCTGTTGCTGTGATGGATGCGCATTTCCGTATGGGTTCCATGGGTTCGGTAGTTGGGGAAAAGATCACAAGAGCTGTAGAGAAAGCTACTGAATTAGGAATTCCTATGTTGATCTTCTCGGCAAGTGGCGGTGCCCGTATGCAAGAAGGCGTCATTAGTCTAATGCAAATGGCTAAAGTAAGTGTAGCCCTTGAAAGACATGCCAACAAAGGCTTATTGTATATTTCTATTATGACATACCCGACGACAGGTGGCGTATCGGCTAGTTTCGCTTCAGTTGGAGATATCAACTTGGCAGAGCCAAAAGCTCTAATAGGGTTCGCGGGACGTCGCGTAATTGAACAAACAGTACGTGAAAAACTGCCGGAAGATTTCCAGACAGCAGAGTTTTTATTGAGTCACGGGCAATTGGATGCGGTAGTTCATCGCAATGAAATGCCTGAAGTGATGAATAAAATCCTGAGCCTTCACGCACGGAAGGAGATCGAAATTGTATGA
- the pfkA gene encoding 6-phosphofructokinase — protein sequence MKKIAVLTSGGDAPGMNAAIRSVVRKAIFEGLEVSGVFNGYQGLIDGKIEQFQLGSVGDIIQRGGTVLRSARCPEFMTEEGRAKALAQIKLHGIDGVVVIGGDGSFRGAYELVKMGVPCACVPATIDNDITGTEFTIGFDTALNTVVEAIDKIRDTATSHERSFIIEVMGRDAGDLALWAGLGGGAESIILPEKPFDVNSIVNRIKRSTSRGKKHSIIVLAEGIMSATQLADILKEEAGVETRVSILGHIQRGGSPSARDRVIASQYGARAVETLLSGKTSSAVGMRNHKVVDYNLEEVFIKQEKLDLSLLELAETLSI from the coding sequence ATGAAAAAAATTGCGGTCTTAACAAGTGGTGGCGATGCACCGGGAATGAATGCGGCAATTCGTTCCGTAGTCAGAAAAGCAATTTTTGAAGGATTGGAAGTTTCTGGTGTATTCAATGGCTATCAAGGGTTGATTGATGGCAAAATTGAGCAATTCCAACTTGGCTCTGTTGGAGATATTATCCAGCGCGGTGGAACTGTACTGCGATCCGCTAGATGCCCGGAGTTTATGACGGAAGAAGGTCGCGCGAAAGCTCTTGCACAAATCAAGCTCCATGGTATCGATGGAGTGGTAGTCATTGGTGGGGACGGCTCATTTAGAGGAGCGTACGAATTAGTTAAAATGGGTGTTCCGTGTGCTTGTGTACCTGCTACGATTGATAATGATATAACCGGTACGGAATTTACGATTGGGTTCGATACCGCACTAAACACTGTCGTCGAAGCCATCGATAAAATCCGGGATACGGCAACATCCCACGAGCGTTCATTTATTATTGAAGTAATGGGTCGTGACGCAGGAGATTTAGCATTATGGGCAGGGCTAGGCGGCGGTGCCGAATCCATCATATTACCCGAGAAGCCGTTTGACGTGAACTCTATTGTCAATCGGATTAAGCGAAGTACAAGTCGTGGAAAAAAACACAGTATTATTGTACTGGCTGAAGGTATAATGTCTGCTACACAGTTGGCAGATATTTTGAAAGAAGAAGCGGGAGTCGAAACCCGAGTTTCTATTTTAGGACATATACAACGTGGTGGTTCACCATCCGCACGTGACCGGGTAATTGCCAGCCAATACGGAGCAAGAGCGGTTGAAACATTATTGTCTGGAAAAACAAGTTCTGCTGTTGGAATGAGAAATCATAAAGTGGTAGACTATAATTTAGAAGAAGTCTTTATTAAACAAGAAAAGTTGGACTTGTCATTATTAGAATTGGCAGAAACACTATCCATCTAA
- the pyk gene encoding pyruvate kinase, with translation MRKTKIVCTIGPASESYEGLLELIDAGMNVARLNFSHGTQEEHRIRIERIRKAAAEKEKVVGILLDTKGPEIRTHKMTEGQIELVRGQAVDISMQEVLGTAETFSVTYEQLIHDVDRGSFVLLDDGLIELEVTGKDLEKGLIHTKVINAGPLKDNKGVNVPNVSVQLPGITDKDKEDILFGIEQGVDFIAASFVRRATDVIQIRELLENNNGGHIHIVPKIENQEGVDNLDEILQLSDGLMVARGDLGVEIPAEEVPLVQKMMIRKCNQYGKPVITATQMLDSMQRNPRPTRAEASDVANAILDGSDAVMLSGETAAGMYPVESVKVMCKIALSTEESMDFHSVVSTRTREKEGNLTEAIGQAASYTALNLNVKAILAPTESGQTATMIAKYRPGVPIIAVTRSEVISNKLTLVWGVYPIVGKKALDIDGILQESVEESVKHQYVTHGDVVIITAGVPVGKAGTTNLMKLHVIGDLIGRGQGIGKNVAFGKAKIIKNSQEALTQIKDGDIIVTHSTDRDMFAALERCAGIITETGGLTSHAAVVGLSLGIPVIVGAENITSVIKNGSDITMDAASGVIYNGHAKVL, from the coding sequence GTGAGAAAGACAAAAATCGTGTGTACAATCGGTCCAGCAAGTGAATCTTACGAAGGACTGCTAGAACTGATTGACGCAGGGATGAACGTTGCACGCCTGAACTTCTCCCATGGCACCCAAGAAGAGCATAGAATACGTATTGAAAGAATCCGCAAAGCGGCAGCTGAAAAAGAAAAAGTAGTTGGGATCCTGCTCGATACAAAAGGCCCTGAAATTCGGACTCATAAAATGACAGAAGGTCAAATCGAGTTGGTAAGAGGACAAGCAGTAGATATCTCGATGCAAGAAGTACTCGGTACTGCAGAAACATTTTCTGTTACGTACGAACAGTTAATCCATGACGTCGATCGCGGTTCATTCGTACTTTTAGACGACGGCTTGATTGAACTTGAAGTAACAGGCAAAGATCTCGAAAAAGGATTAATTCATACAAAAGTAATTAACGCAGGCCCTTTAAAAGATAATAAAGGTGTCAACGTTCCGAATGTATCTGTGCAATTGCCAGGAATTACGGATAAAGATAAAGAGGATATCTTGTTCGGTATTGAGCAGGGCGTTGATTTTATCGCAGCTTCATTCGTGCGTCGTGCAACTGATGTTATTCAAATCCGTGAATTACTTGAAAATAACAATGGTGGACATATCCATATTGTACCAAAGATTGAAAATCAGGAAGGCGTAGACAATCTAGACGAAATTCTTCAATTGTCTGATGGCCTAATGGTTGCGCGTGGAGATCTAGGAGTAGAAATTCCCGCTGAAGAAGTTCCTTTGGTACAAAAAATGATGATCCGTAAATGTAACCAGTATGGTAAACCTGTTATTACAGCGACACAAATGCTGGATTCTATGCAAAGAAACCCACGTCCTACACGTGCTGAAGCAAGTGATGTGGCCAACGCGATTTTAGACGGTTCAGATGCTGTCATGCTTTCTGGTGAAACAGCTGCTGGGATGTACCCCGTCGAATCTGTAAAAGTAATGTGCAAAATTGCTTTGTCTACTGAAGAATCCATGGACTTCCATTCTGTCGTTTCCACAAGAACGAGAGAAAAAGAAGGGAATCTTACAGAAGCAATTGGACAAGCTGCTTCTTATACAGCTCTTAACTTGAATGTTAAAGCAATTTTGGCACCAACGGAAAGTGGTCAAACTGCAACAATGATCGCGAAGTACCGTCCGGGTGTTCCTATTATTGCGGTAACACGTTCAGAAGTGATTTCCAATAAACTGACACTTGTTTGGGGTGTTTATCCAATCGTTGGAAAGAAAGCACTCGACATCGACGGTATTCTTCAGGAATCAGTCGAAGAAAGTGTTAAACACCAATATGTCACTCATGGCGATGTAGTGATCATCACTGCAGGTGTACCGGTCGGTAAAGCGGGTACAACTAACTTGATGAAATTACACGTTATTGGGGATTTAATTGGTCGCGGCCAAGGTATCGGCAAAAACGTCGCCTTCGGTAAAGCGAAGATTATCAAGAACTCACAAGAAGCATTAACACAAATCAAAGATGGTGACATCATTGTCACGCATTCTACAGATCGTGATATGTTTGCTGCTCTTGAGCGATGCGCAGGCATCATCACCGAAACAGGGGGACTAACTAGCCACGCAGCAGTTGTTGGTTTGAGTCTAGGTATACCTGTAATCGTAGGTGCTGAAAACATTACATCGGTTATTAAGAATGGCAGTGACATTACAATGGATGCAGCGAGCGGTGTAATCTACAACGGTCACGCAAAAGTATTGTAA
- a CDS encoding DHH family phosphoesterase produces the protein MKRQIIDTIEQYEKIIIHRHVRPDPDAYGSQMGLKELIKKNYPKKQVLAAGEHDELLSYLGKPDAVTEADYEGALVIVTDTANTDRIDGPLYDKGAYVLKIDHHPNEDPYGNERWVNTDASSCSEMIYTIYEEGHASFGWEMSPEAARFLFAGIVGDTGRFMFQSTTEKTFEVASSLIKQPFDRTELFAGMYEVDRKILHLQGYVYQNFTIDENGAAYIKLTQEILDQFDVTVSETSQLVGSLGDVKGICAWIIFIEENDQIRVRLRSKGPVINTLAMQHNGGGHPLASGASAYSWTEVDEIIVKLQELCRNY, from the coding sequence ATGAAACGACAAATCATTGACACAATTGAACAATACGAAAAAATCATCATCCACCGTCACGTCCGACCGGACCCGGATGCATACGGATCGCAAATGGGGTTGAAAGAACTTATCAAAAAGAATTACCCTAAAAAGCAAGTACTCGCAGCAGGAGAACATGATGAGCTATTAAGTTATTTAGGAAAACCGGATGCAGTAACTGAAGCAGATTACGAAGGTGCACTTGTTATTGTCACCGATACTGCAAACACGGACCGTATTGACGGACCGCTTTACGATAAAGGTGCGTATGTATTGAAAATCGATCATCACCCGAATGAAGATCCATACGGTAATGAGCGCTGGGTGAATACAGACGCGAGTTCTTGTTCTGAAATGATCTATACGATTTATGAGGAAGGTCACGCGTCCTTCGGATGGGAAATGTCTCCGGAAGCAGCACGTTTCCTGTTCGCCGGGATCGTGGGTGACACAGGCCGTTTTATGTTCCAAAGCACGACTGAAAAAACGTTCGAAGTAGCTAGTTCATTGATCAAGCAACCATTCGATCGCACCGAGTTGTTTGCTGGGATGTACGAAGTCGATCGTAAAATCTTGCATCTACAAGGTTATGTGTATCAAAACTTCACAATCGATGAAAATGGAGCAGCGTATATTAAACTAACACAGGAAATTCTGGATCAATTCGATGTCACAGTGTCAGAGACTTCGCAATTAGTAGGGTCACTTGGCGATGTAAAAGGAATTTGTGCTTGGATCATCTTTATTGAAGAAAATGATCAAATTCGTGTCCGTCTCCGTTCGAAAGGACCTGTCATTAATACGTTAGCGATGCAACATAATGGTGGTGGTCATCCGCTGGCCTCAGGCGCTTCCGCATATTCATGGACAGAAGTAGATGAAATCATCGTCAAACTGCAAGAACTTTGCAGAAACTATTAA
- a CDS encoding FadR/GntR family transcriptional regulator: MQNPQSSSKRFLDIIGELQLLISEQKIEYGDKLPSERHLAEKLQVSRTAVREALRSMELLGLIETRRGEGTFLSDFKKHQLVEVLSTFIMQQARSIQDVVDTRMIHERAAITTVTENEELRMLPVWKGMQSKLREEESVFLREDIVRETIVATENRLSLKIWFLLKQYSGVSFDVAIATDEEIVTVHELLDEIMAGNTEKALTWYEKWMHQVEGERRGTE; this comes from the coding sequence ATGCAAAATCCACAATCATCATCCAAGCGTTTTTTGGATATTATCGGAGAACTACAATTACTGATTAGCGAACAAAAAATCGAGTATGGCGATAAGTTACCATCTGAACGTCATCTGGCGGAAAAGCTGCAAGTAAGCAGAACGGCAGTACGCGAGGCGTTACGAAGTATGGAATTGCTTGGCCTCATTGAAACAAGACGAGGCGAAGGAACATTTCTATCCGATTTCAAAAAACATCAGTTAGTGGAAGTTCTCTCGACGTTTATTATGCAGCAAGCGCGATCTATCCAAGATGTAGTTGATACAAGGATGATTCATGAACGCGCAGCTATTACAACGGTTACAGAAAATGAAGAACTGCGTATGCTGCCTGTATGGAAAGGCATGCAAAGTAAATTGCGAGAAGAAGAGTCTGTGTTTTTGCGTGAAGATATAGTGCGCGAAACTATTGTCGCTACTGAGAATCGACTCTCCTTGAAAATTTGGTTTTTATTGAAACAGTATAGTGGCGTTTCTTTCGATGTAGCTATTGCAACAGATGAAGAAATAGTAACTGTGCATGAACTGCTGGACGAAATAATGGCAGGTAATACGGAAAAAGCCTTAACTTGGTATGAAAAATGGATGCATCAAGTTGAGGGAGAAAGAAGGGGAACGGAATGA
- a CDS encoding DRTGG domain-containing protein, producing MSTKHEQILRYIESLTVGEKISVRQVAKALEVSDGTAYRAIKEAENQKLVNTIERVGTIRIEKKKKENIERLTFAEVINIVDGVVLGGRDGLHKTLTKFVVGAMQLEDMIRYIDAGSLLIVGNRLKAHEIAIKAGAAVLVTGGFDATDEVKQLADEMNLPVISTSYDTFTVATMLNRAIYDQLIEKEILLVEDILTPLASTVTLSPEDSVDQFYEVNHQTSHSAYPVVKADGTLVGIITSRDVVSKPHVDIIGKVMTPGPITVNGKMSVASAGHSMIWEGIDLMPVVNDAGVLEGIISRQDVLKALQMTQRQPQQGETIDDIVKNQMKAISNSPEKIEFAVVPQMTNQFGSLSYGAMLTILTEAGSRAIKLQKRGESVPENVTIYFIKQVQLGASVTVEPKIIHLSRRFIKLEIELISNDGIVAKAMGTFQLFEK from the coding sequence ATGTCAACTAAACACGAACAGATTTTGCGTTATATAGAAAGCTTGACAGTGGGCGAAAAGATCTCTGTACGACAAGTTGCGAAAGCATTGGAAGTCAGTGATGGAACCGCTTACCGGGCGATAAAAGAAGCGGAAAATCAAAAATTGGTAAACACGATTGAACGTGTAGGTACGATTCGAATCGAGAAAAAGAAAAAAGAAAATATTGAACGTCTGACATTTGCAGAAGTCATCAACATTGTAGACGGTGTTGTACTGGGTGGACGTGATGGATTACATAAAACATTAACGAAATTTGTAGTCGGAGCTATGCAACTCGAGGATATGATTCGTTATATTGATGCGGGTAGTTTGTTGATTGTTGGAAATCGTTTGAAAGCGCATGAAATAGCGATTAAAGCAGGAGCAGCTGTTCTCGTGACAGGTGGCTTCGATGCGACTGATGAAGTAAAGCAACTAGCAGACGAAATGAATTTGCCTGTTATTTCAACAAGTTATGATACTTTCACAGTCGCTACTATGCTAAATCGTGCAATTTATGATCAGCTGATTGAAAAGGAAATTTTATTGGTGGAGGATATTTTGACACCTCTAGCCAGTACAGTCACGTTATCACCTGAGGATTCAGTTGACCAATTCTATGAAGTAAATCACCAAACATCACACTCCGCTTATCCTGTCGTAAAAGCCGATGGCACATTAGTAGGAATTATTACGTCTCGTGATGTCGTCAGTAAACCGCATGTGGATATCATAGGGAAAGTCATGACGCCTGGTCCGATTACTGTTAACGGTAAAATGAGTGTCGCATCGGCAGGGCACAGTATGATTTGGGAAGGTATCGACTTAATGCCAGTCGTTAATGATGCCGGAGTCTTAGAGGGAATCATCAGTCGACAAGATGTCTTAAAAGCATTGCAAATGACACAACGTCAACCACAGCAAGGCGAAACAATTGATGATATTGTCAAGAATCAAATGAAAGCCATCTCCAATTCACCTGAAAAAATAGAGTTTGCCGTTGTGCCGCAGATGACCAATCAATTTGGTTCACTATCCTATGGAGCAATGTTAACGATTTTGACGGAAGCGGGTAGTCGTGCGATCAAGCTTCAAAAACGAGGAGAAAGTGTACCAGAAAACGTGACGATCTATTTCATCAAACAAGTACAACTTGGTGCGTCTGTCACAGTCGAACCGAAGATTATTCACTTGAGCCGTCGATTTATCAAGCTAGAAATCGAACTGATATCAAATGATGGTATTGTAGCGAAAGCAATGGGGACGTTCCAGCTTTTTGAAAAATAA